One window of Flavobacterium ammonificans genomic DNA carries:
- a CDS encoding amidohydrolase: protein MKVAVIQSPLAWEDPQSNRNYFEAKIKGIASDVDIIVLPEMFTSGFTINPQVVAETMQGETILWMQSLAKAKNSAITGSLVIAEGATFYNRMVFVFPTGEIQQYDKRHLFTLADEHKVYTAGTQKKIINYKGWRICPLICYDLRFPVFSRNVENYDLLIYVASWPKTRIAAWDTLLKARAIENMSYTIGVNRLGVDGNNLEYLGHSQVVDYLGNSVLEPQKEEGVFIADLKKEAMLDTRKKLDFLKDKDTFELK from the coding sequence ATGAAAGTAGCAGTCATTCAATCGCCATTGGCTTGGGAAGACCCACAATCCAATAGAAATTATTTCGAAGCCAAAATCAAGGGAATTGCCTCGGATGTCGATATAATTGTACTTCCTGAAATGTTTACATCTGGATTTACCATTAATCCTCAAGTTGTAGCCGAAACTATGCAAGGCGAAACGATTTTATGGATGCAATCTTTGGCGAAAGCCAAAAACTCTGCCATTACAGGCAGTTTAGTTATAGCCGAAGGCGCTACTTTTTATAATAGAATGGTGTTTGTTTTTCCTACGGGCGAAATCCAACAATACGACAAACGCCATTTGTTTACTTTGGCAGATGAACATAAGGTATATACGGCGGGAACACAAAAAAAAATCATTAACTATAAGGGATGGAGAATATGTCCGCTTATTTGTTACGATTTGCGTTTTCCTGTTTTCTCACGCAATGTCGAGAATTACGACTTACTGATTTATGTAGCCAGTTGGCCAAAAACCAGAATTGCCGCTTGGGATACTTTATTAAAAGCGCGCGCTATAGAAAATATGAGTTACACTATTGGCGTGAATCGTTTGGGAGTTGACGGTAATAATTTAGAATACCTTGGACATAGCCAAGTAGTTGATTATTTAGGGAATTCAGTACTAGAACCTCAAAAAGAGGAGGGTGTTTTTATTGCGGATTTAAAGAAAGAAGCGATGTTGGACACACGAAAAAAATTAGATTTTCTTAAGGATAAAGATACATTTGAATTAAAGTAA
- a CDS encoding succinate dehydrogenase/fumarate reductase iron-sulfur subunit has product MSSAKNINITLKIWRQKDSKAKGQLETYKLNDVSTASSFLEMLDQLNEQLINEGTEPIAFDHDCREGICGMCSLFINGRAHGPDSGVTTCQLHMRMFNDGDTVFVEPWRSRAFPVIKDLVVDRSAFDRIQQAGGFVSVNTSGNTIDANATPIPKEDADKAFMAAACIGCGACVATCKNGSAMLFVGAKVSQYALLPQGKVEATTRVLNMVRQMDEEGFGNCTNTGACEVECPKGISLENIARMNREYLVASVI; this is encoded by the coding sequence ATGTCTTCAGCAAAAAACATCAATATAACCCTTAAAATTTGGCGTCAAAAAGACTCTAAAGCAAAAGGACAATTAGAAACGTACAAATTAAATGACGTTTCTACAGCAAGTTCATTCTTGGAAATGTTAGACCAATTGAACGAGCAATTAATCAATGAAGGAACAGAACCAATTGCATTTGATCACGACTGTCGTGAAGGAATTTGCGGTATGTGTTCGTTATTCATCAACGGACGTGCTCACGGACCCGATTCAGGTGTAACTACTTGTCAATTGCACATGCGTATGTTCAATGATGGCGATACTGTTTTTGTAGAGCCATGGAGAAGTAGAGCGTTCCCAGTTATTAAAGATTTAGTAGTAGACAGAAGTGCATTTGATAGAATCCAACAAGCGGGTGGTTTCGTATCTGTAAATACTTCTGGAAATACTATTGATGCAAATGCAACGCCAATTCCTAAAGAAGATGCAGATAAAGCGTTTATGGCAGCAGCTTGTATTGGTTGTGGAGCTTGTGTAGCAACTTGTAAAAATGGTTCAGCGATGTTATTTGTTGGTGCTAAAGTATCTCAATATGCATTATTACCACAAGGTAAAGTAGAAGCAACCACTCGTGTATTGAATATGGTACGCCAAATGGACGAAGAAGGTTTCGGTAACTGTACGAATACAGGAGCTTGTGAAGTAGAATGTCCTAAAGGAATTTCACTAGAGAATATTGCTCGTATGAATAGAGAATACTTGGTAGCAAGTGTAATCTAA
- a CDS encoding fumarate reductase/succinate dehydrogenase flavoprotein subunit has translation MKLDSKIPEGHISQKWTDYKDHLKLVAPNNRPKIDIIVVGTGLAGSSAAASLAEMGYNVKAFCFQDSPRRAHSIAAQGGINAAKNYQNDGDSIYRLFYDTIKGGDYRAREANVHRLAEVSGNIIDQCVAQGVPFAREYGGMLDNRSFGGTQVQRTFYAAGQTGQQLLLGAYSALSRQIGLGRVEMFNRHEMLDLVKVDGKARGIIARNLVTGEIERHSAHAVVIASGGYGNVYFLSTNAMGSNVTAGWKVHKQGALYANPCYVQIHPTCIPVHGTNQAKLTLMSESLRNSGRIWVPKKKEDAEAVRAGKLKPSDIAEEDRDYYLERKYPSFGNLAPRDISSRAAKEVCDEGRGIESNDTNEGVFLDFSSEIQNKGRQAAFAKGNHNPTAEEITTLGKEWLKEKYGNLFTMYQKITDENPYETPMKIYPAVHYTMGGVWVDYNLQSTIPGCFVAGEANFSDHGANRLGASALMQGLADGYFVLPYTISNYLADDIRTGKISTDLPEFAEAENRVKETINQFLNNKGSKSVDHFHKRLGLIMWNKVGMSRNEAGLKQAIEEISALKAEFYKEVNVPGSADELNPQLEKALRVADFIDLGLLMAMDALQRNESCGGHFREEYQDAEGETLRDDKNFSFVSAWEYKGDDITKAELHKEELKYEFIKIAARNYK, from the coding sequence ATGAAGTTAGATTCTAAAATACCAGAAGGTCACATTTCACAAAAATGGACTGATTATAAAGATCATTTAAAATTAGTTGCTCCAAACAATAGACCAAAAATTGATATTATTGTTGTAGGAACTGGTTTGGCAGGTTCATCTGCTGCGGCATCGCTTGCAGAAATGGGTTACAATGTTAAAGCATTTTGTTTCCAAGATTCACCACGTCGTGCGCACTCTATTGCAGCACAAGGAGGAATCAATGCAGCGAAAAACTATCAAAATGATGGAGATAGTATCTATAGATTATTTTATGATACCATTAAAGGTGGAGATTATAGAGCACGTGAGGCTAACGTTCACCGTTTAGCTGAAGTATCTGGAAATATTATTGACCAATGTGTAGCACAAGGGGTTCCTTTTGCAAGAGAATATGGCGGAATGTTAGACAACCGTTCTTTTGGAGGAACACAAGTACAACGTACTTTTTATGCTGCAGGTCAAACAGGACAACAATTATTACTAGGAGCTTATTCCGCTTTATCAAGACAAATAGGTTTAGGACGTGTTGAAATGTTCAATCGTCACGAAATGTTAGACTTAGTAAAAGTAGACGGAAAAGCTCGTGGAATTATCGCTCGTAACTTGGTTACAGGAGAAATCGAAAGACATTCAGCTCACGCAGTAGTAATTGCTTCTGGAGGATATGGGAATGTTTATTTCCTTTCTACTAATGCGATGGGAAGTAACGTTACAGCAGGATGGAAAGTGCACAAACAAGGGGCTTTGTATGCCAATCCTTGTTATGTTCAAATTCACCCAACCTGTATTCCTGTTCACGGAACTAACCAAGCTAAATTGACTTTGATGTCAGAGTCTTTGCGTAACTCAGGTCGTATTTGGGTACCTAAGAAAAAAGAAGATGCAGAAGCGGTAAGAGCAGGAAAGTTAAAGCCTTCAGATATCGCTGAAGAAGATAGAGATTATTATTTAGAGCGTAAATATCCTTCTTTTGGAAATTTAGCGCCACGAGATATTTCTTCAAGAGCCGCAAAAGAAGTGTGTGACGAAGGAAGAGGTATTGAATCGAACGATACTAATGAAGGGGTATTTTTAGATTTCTCTTCTGAAATTCAAAACAAAGGAAGACAAGCGGCTTTCGCCAAAGGAAATCATAACCCAACAGCGGAAGAAATTACTACTTTAGGAAAAGAATGGTTGAAAGAAAAGTACGGTAACTTGTTTACGATGTACCAAAAAATCACCGATGAGAATCCATATGAAACGCCAATGAAAATCTATCCAGCGGTTCACTATACTATGGGTGGTGTTTGGGTGGATTATAACTTACAATCTACTATTCCAGGATGTTTCGTTGCTGGAGAAGCTAACTTCTCTGACCACGGAGCGAATCGTTTAGGAGCTTCGGCTTTGATGCAAGGTTTGGCTGATGGTTATTTTGTATTACCTTATACAATCTCAAATTATTTAGCAGATGATATTCGTACAGGTAAAATCTCAACTGACTTACCAGAATTTGCTGAGGCAGAGAATAGAGTGAAAGAAACAATCAACCAATTCTTGAATAATAAAGGTTCTAAATCAGTGGATCATTTCCACAAACGTTTGGGATTAATTATGTGGAATAAAGTGGGTATGAGTAGAAATGAAGCAGGTTTGAAACAAGCAATTGAAGAAATATCAGCTTTGAAAGCAGAGTTCTACAAAGAAGTAAACGTACCGGGAAGTGCAGACGAGTTAAATCCACAATTAGAGAAAGCACTTCGTGTAGCTGATTTTATTGACTTAGGATTATTGATGGCTATGGACGCGCTACAACGTAACGAATCTTGTGGAGGTCACTTCCGTGAAGAATACCAAGATGCCGAAGGTGAAACACTACGTGATGATAAAAACTTCTCATTTGTAAGTGCTTGGGAATACAAAGGGGACGATATTACGAAGGCGGAGCTTCATAAAGAAGAATTGAAATACGAGTTTATCAAAATTGCAGCTAGAAATTATAAATAA
- a CDS encoding succinate dehydrogenase cytochrome b subunit gives MAKSAILKSSIAKKYWMAFTGLFLCVFLLGHLAGNLQLIFSDALHFNQYALFMTTNPAVKILSYVTYISILFHAIDGIVLTIQNKKARPVAYAKTDGSSSSFSSRNMAVLGTIILVFIVTHMVNFWAVMHFDKNMPLQTISIGVQGQEQEYYLTTDGGYLPKAQVDQKMIKIENRTEFFDAAANVKIKEGYKDLHKITVAFFKDPKTGLIATILYVLAMFTLAFHLLHGFQSAFQSIGLNSPKYTPTIKKAGVLFSIIVPLLFAIIPVYIHFFLK, from the coding sequence ATGGCAAAATCTGCAATTCTTAAGTCTTCTATTGCTAAGAAATATTGGATGGCTTTTACAGGTTTATTTTTATGTGTGTTCTTATTAGGGCATTTAGCAGGGAATCTTCAATTAATATTTAGTGACGCATTACACTTTAATCAGTATGCGTTGTTTATGACGACCAACCCCGCTGTAAAAATTTTATCTTACGTTACCTATATTTCTATTTTATTCCATGCTATCGATGGAATTGTTTTAACTATTCAAAACAAAAAAGCAAGACCTGTTGCTTATGCGAAAACAGATGGTTCTTCCAGTTCATTTTCTTCAAGAAATATGGCGGTTTTAGGAACTATTATTTTGGTTTTTATAGTAACGCATATGGTCAATTTTTGGGCTGTAATGCATTTTGATAAAAATATGCCGTTGCAAACCATTTCGATTGGTGTTCAAGGCCAAGAGCAGGAGTACTATTTAACTACTGACGGAGGTTATCTTCCAAAAGCTCAAGTAGATCAAAAAATGATTAAGATTGAAAACAGAACTGAATTCTTTGATGCTGCTGCCAATGTTAAAATTAAAGAAGGATATAAAGATTTGCACAAAATTACTGTAGCGTTCTTTAAAGATCCAAAAACAGGATTGATTGCTACTATTTTATATGTTTTGGCAATGTTTACTTTAGCATTCCATTTATTACACGGATTTCAAAGTGCGTTTCAATCGATTGGTTTGAATAGTCCTAAATATACGCCAACAATCAAAAAAGCAGGAGTTTTATTTTCAATTATTGTTCCGCTATTGTTTGCTATTATTCCTGTTTACATTCACTTTTTCTTAAAATAA
- a CDS encoding hydroxymethylglutaryl-CoA synthase family protein: MKTGIDAIAFDVAQVHLPIKSLAKGRNIEPEKLEKGLGLLKMTLPDVHQDTVVFGANALTKLVLENQINLNEISRIYVGTESAIDSSKPISSFLIALMEQKFGEGILAECDVVDFTFACIGGVDALQNCLDFVQLNPNKKAIVVTTDFAKYDLNSTGEYTQGAGAVAMLVTSNPKIIAFENEWATSTKGVFDFFKPYRTLSKEAITGNNSNDTWFNNLEAEIEIHKDQPVFDGQYSNQCYMDRTRNAYFSFKKLKNTTETIYNTWESIIMHLPYSFQGRRMLTEIFALDAATPILSGNEAPTDYQNKLKEVSKSDEYRAFVTQKLQPAEIASSLIGNLYTGSIFMGFLSTLAHFANTNAPISGKKFGFLAYGSGSKSKVFEGTIQPDWQLAVAKPQLFETLEVSHEIDFTTYEKLHKKEQKQSVRTPKNEWVLDRIENENPNLIGARYYKWID, encoded by the coding sequence ATGAAAACAGGAATTGACGCTATTGCTTTTGACGTTGCTCAAGTACATTTACCGATAAAATCTTTGGCAAAAGGACGAAATATTGAACCCGAAAAACTAGAAAAAGGGCTAGGCCTACTTAAAATGACATTGCCCGATGTACATCAAGATACTGTTGTTTTCGGTGCCAATGCCTTAACCAAATTAGTTTTAGAAAACCAAATCAATCTAAACGAAATTTCCAGAATTTATGTCGGTACTGAAAGTGCGATAGATAGTTCAAAACCCATTAGTTCCTTTTTAATTGCCTTGATGGAGCAAAAATTTGGTGAAGGAATTTTAGCCGAATGCGATGTGGTCGATTTTACTTTTGCCTGTATTGGCGGAGTGGATGCTTTACAAAACTGCTTGGACTTCGTACAACTCAATCCAAATAAAAAAGCCATTGTCGTTACCACTGATTTTGCTAAATACGATTTGAATTCGACAGGCGAATACACTCAAGGTGCAGGAGCTGTAGCGATGTTAGTGACTTCAAATCCTAAAATAATTGCGTTTGAAAACGAATGGGCAACCAGTACCAAAGGGGTTTTTGATTTTTTCAAGCCCTACCGAACTCTTTCTAAAGAAGCTATAACGGGCAATAACTCCAATGATACTTGGTTTAATAATTTAGAAGCCGAAATCGAAATTCACAAAGATCAACCGGTTTTTGACGGACAATATTCCAACCAATGCTATATGGATCGTACACGCAATGCATATTTTTCATTCAAAAAATTAAAAAACACTACCGAAACAATTTACAATACTTGGGAAAGCATCATCATGCACTTGCCGTATTCGTTTCAAGGACGCCGCATGTTGACTGAAATTTTTGCGCTAGATGCCGCTACTCCAATTCTTTCAGGTAATGAAGCTCCTACTGACTACCAAAACAAATTGAAAGAAGTAAGCAAATCAGATGAGTATCGTGCTTTTGTAACACAAAAATTACAACCTGCCGAAATCGCTTCATCACTAATTGGGAATTTATATACAGGTTCCATTTTCATGGGATTCCTGTCTACTTTGGCGCATTTTGCCAATACAAACGCACCAATTTCAGGAAAGAAATTTGGTTTCTTAGCCTACGGAAGTGGCTCAAAATCCAAAGTTTTTGAAGGTACGATTCAACCCGATTGGCAATTGGCTGTAGCCAAACCACAATTGTTTGAAACATTGGAAGTAAGCCATGAAATTGACTTTACTACTTACGAAAAACTCCATAAAAAAGAACAAAAACAAAGTGTTCGAACTCCTAAAAACGAATGGGTTTTAGATCGTATAGAAAATGAAAATCCAAATTTAATTGGTGCTAGATATTACAAATGGATTGATTAG
- a CDS encoding aminopeptidase P family protein codes for MKYHPIDRNLFIKNRAKFTALMKPKSVAVFNSNDIYPISADSTMPFAQHRDIFYLSGVDQEESILLLFPDAPYEHQREMLFLRETNEHIAVWEGEKLTKERAFEISGIKTVYWLTEFEKVLFELMTHSETIYINTNEHYRATVETETREARFVKWWKEKYPAHAVAKSNPILQRIRSVKENVELELIQKACDITEKGFRRVLSFVQPDVTEYEIEAEFAHEFLRNRSKGFAYTPIIASGNNANVLHYIENNQACKAGDLILLDVAAEYANYSSDMTRTIPVSGRFTERQKAVYNAVLRVKNEATQMLTPGTLWKQYHIEVGKVMTSELLGLGLIDKADVQNENPDWPAYKKYFMHGTSHHMGLDTHDYGILTEPMQANMVFTVEPGIYIPAEGFGIRLEDDVAIQEKGSPFNLMRNIPIEVEEIESLMNA; via the coding sequence ATGAAATACCATCCAATAGACCGCAATTTATTTATAAAAAACCGCGCTAAATTCACGGCTCTAATGAAGCCAAAAAGTGTAGCAGTTTTCAACTCGAACGACATTTACCCTATCAGTGCCGATAGTACCATGCCATTTGCACAACACCGCGATATATTTTATTTGAGTGGTGTGGATCAAGAAGAAAGTATCTTGTTGCTTTTTCCAGATGCACCTTACGAGCACCAAAGAGAAATGCTTTTCTTAAGAGAAACCAACGAACATATAGCCGTTTGGGAAGGCGAAAAGCTAACCAAAGAACGTGCTTTTGAAATATCTGGAATTAAAACCGTGTATTGGTTAACTGAATTTGAAAAAGTGTTGTTTGAATTGATGACACATTCTGAAACCATCTACATTAACACCAACGAACACTATCGCGCCACAGTTGAAACCGAAACTCGTGAGGCCCGTTTTGTAAAATGGTGGAAAGAGAAATACCCTGCACATGCTGTAGCTAAAAGCAATCCAATATTACAACGCATTCGTTCGGTAAAAGAAAATGTAGAATTGGAGTTAATCCAAAAAGCCTGCGACATTACCGAAAAAGGATTTAGAAGAGTCTTATCTTTTGTTCAACCTGACGTAACCGAATATGAAATCGAGGCCGAATTTGCGCACGAATTCCTTCGCAATCGTTCCAAAGGTTTTGCTTACACACCTATCATTGCTTCGGGAAATAATGCCAATGTATTGCACTATATCGAGAACAACCAAGCGTGTAAAGCGGGTGATTTGATATTACTAGACGTTGCAGCAGAATATGCAAATTATTCGAGTGATATGACCAGAACAATTCCAGTTTCGGGTCGTTTTACCGAAAGACAAAAAGCAGTTTACAATGCTGTTTTGCGTGTCAAAAACGAAGCTACTCAAATGCTAACTCCAGGCACTTTGTGGAAACAATACCATATTGAAGTGGGCAAAGTAATGACGTCTGAACTATTAGGTTTGGGGTTAATTGACAAAGCCGATGTGCAAAACGAAAATCCTGATTGGCCTGCCTATAAAAAATATTTTATGCATGGGACTTCACACCACATGGGATTGGACACACACGATTACGGAATCTTAACCGAGCCAATGCAGGCCAATATGGTATTTACTGTAGAACCAGGGATTTACATTCCAGCAGAAGGTTTTGGTATTCGTTTAGAAGATGATGTAGCAATACAAGAGAAGGGTTCGCCGTTCAACTTGATGCGCAATATTCCAATTGAAGTAGAGGAAATTGAAAGTTTGATGAACGCTTAA
- a CDS encoding alpha/beta fold hydrolase, whose amino-acid sequence MTKTLHFKNTTISFTDQGKGTAVVLLHGFLENKKMWDTFIPEWSKKFRVITIDLLGHGETECMGYVHSMENNADVVHEILSELRLRKVILVGHSMGGYVALAFAELYPDAVKGLVLLNSTSRADSDERKTNRDRAIKAVKQSFQNFISLSISNLFSEDNRERLSEAINNVKQEALKTPLQGIVASLEGMKIRIDREVLLHLTPYPKLLVLGKKDPVLHYEETKEQIEETQVQLLSFPDGHMSHIENQEALQDKLLQFFKSVKS is encoded by the coding sequence ATGACCAAAACGCTTCATTTTAAAAACACTACCATTAGCTTCACCGACCAAGGCAAAGGAACGGCTGTAGTTTTATTGCATGGGTTTTTGGAAAACAAAAAAATGTGGGATACTTTTATTCCTGAGTGGAGCAAAAAATTTCGTGTCATCACCATTGATTTATTGGGTCATGGTGAAACGGAATGTATGGGCTACGTTCATTCTATGGAAAACAACGCCGATGTAGTACATGAAATTCTTTCTGAATTACGTCTAAGAAAAGTGATCCTTGTAGGTCATTCTATGGGTGGTTATGTTGCTTTGGCTTTCGCCGAATTGTATCCAGATGCGGTAAAAGGTCTAGTGTTATTAAACTCAACTTCCAGAGCCGATAGTGACGAACGTAAAACCAATCGGGATCGTGCTATTAAAGCGGTAAAACAATCGTTTCAAAATTTTATTTCGTTATCCATCTCAAATTTATTTAGCGAAGACAACAGAGAACGTCTTTCGGAGGCAATTAACAACGTCAAACAAGAAGCTTTAAAAACTCCGCTTCAAGGTATTGTTGCTTCATTAGAAGGGATGAAAATCCGTATCGACCGAGAAGTTTTATTGCATTTAACTCCTTATCCGAAATTATTGGTTTTGGGCAAAAAAGATCCTGTTTTACATTACGAGGAAACGAAAGAACAAATTGAGGAGACGCAAGTTCAATTGTTGAGTTTCCCAGACGGACATATGTCGCACATTGAAAATCAAGAAGCTTTACAGGACAAATTATTGCAATTTTTTAAATCGGTGAAATCCTAA
- a CDS encoding PD-(D/E)XK nuclease family protein codes for MTNTSFLDKIAAVLIDNYSDKLSNTVVILPNKRAKVFLIEAIKNQLSQTVLSPEIISIEDFIQNIAGIRSVDTIEQLFEFYEVYLSITPTAQQQSFELFANWAKTLLQDFNEIDRYLLEPPHVLSYLKDIEDIKKWGIEVEDKTQLLENYIDFWKLLPNYYQSLYDHLLSKGIGYQGLIYREAVKNLIHFLNTVQNKQFIFAGFNALNAAEEKIVQELLAVGQAKIYWDADQTFLNDPYHDAGLFLRRFKENWKHYKSHPFEWIVNDFSGTKNIQVIGTPKSVGQAKIAGSILEQTILENPDKSLDKVAVVLGEESLLVPLLYSLPASVGALNITMGYSAKNNPAQILVAKLFKMHTNSLSRNNKGYVFYYKEVLDVLTHPLVEPYAQTRELVQLINEYNYTFITHQKLLDLNPNPSELFLMLFKKWETGAIPVLETIISLLQTLKNNLSNDNEEEKITKAFVFAIFKVINKLITYYSKHQHIDKIETLYAIYKQVIDVAEVSFEGEPLNGLQIMGVLESRVLDFDTVIVTSMNEGKFPAGKSSNSFIPYDVKRELGLPTFKEKDAIYTYHFYHLLQRATNIYLLYNTESEGLDAGERSRFITQLEVERQANHNLSQEIYNAVLPETAYLPMEVPKSESVMLRLKEIAQAGFSPSALTGYIRNPIDFYFQKILRIREVEEVEESIALNTLGTIIHETLKTLYEPFIGRLISEFDIQNCFKQVDTEVLKQFKLVYKEGEIKKGRNLLAFEVAKRNVSNFLKVELETIKSGDKIQIIALEQTYERLLEHPKLPFPVLIKGNVDRIENRNGTIRIIDYKTGKVEKGSVALSSWDGLTEEIKNDKIIQVLAYAFMFQNEVKGLPIEAGIISFKNLKAGFLPFNFKTGKEATSIITHEILDDYLEQIVLLLTEILEETIPFVEKIN; via the coding sequence ATGACAAATACTTCTTTTTTAGATAAAATTGCAGCAGTGCTTATTGACAATTATTCGGATAAATTATCCAATACAGTTGTTATTTTGCCTAATAAGCGAGCTAAGGTTTTTTTAATTGAGGCTATAAAGAATCAGCTAAGCCAAACAGTGCTTTCGCCTGAAATAATTAGCATTGAAGATTTTATTCAAAATATTGCCGGAATTCGTTCTGTGGATACTATCGAACAGTTGTTTGAGTTTTACGAAGTGTATTTGTCAATTACACCTACTGCTCAACAACAGTCTTTTGAATTGTTTGCCAATTGGGCCAAAACACTTTTACAGGATTTTAATGAGATTGATCGTTATTTATTAGAGCCACCTCATGTTTTGTCCTACTTAAAGGATATTGAAGATATTAAAAAGTGGGGAATTGAGGTTGAAGATAAAACACAGTTACTCGAAAACTATATTGATTTTTGGAAGTTATTACCCAACTATTACCAATCTTTATACGATCATTTACTTTCAAAAGGGATTGGTTACCAAGGATTGATTTACAGAGAGGCGGTTAAGAATTTAATTCATTTTTTAAATACCGTTCAAAATAAACAATTCATTTTTGCAGGATTTAATGCTTTAAATGCTGCCGAAGAAAAAATTGTTCAAGAACTCTTAGCCGTAGGTCAAGCCAAAATTTATTGGGATGCTGATCAAACTTTTCTGAACGACCCGTATCACGATGCAGGGCTGTTTTTACGCCGATTCAAAGAAAACTGGAAGCATTATAAATCACATCCATTTGAATGGATTGTAAACGATTTTTCTGGAACTAAAAATATTCAGGTAATCGGAACTCCAAAGTCAGTAGGACAAGCTAAAATTGCAGGGAGTATTTTGGAACAAACCATTCTAGAAAATCCTGATAAATCCTTAGATAAAGTTGCGGTAGTTTTAGGTGAAGAAAGTTTGCTGGTTCCGTTGTTGTATTCGTTACCGGCCTCGGTTGGCGCATTAAATATTACGATGGGGTATTCGGCAAAGAATAATCCCGCACAGATTTTGGTAGCCAAATTATTTAAAATGCACACCAATTCGTTGTCGAGAAACAACAAGGGATATGTGTTCTATTACAAAGAGGTTTTGGATGTTTTGACTCATCCTTTAGTGGAACCCTATGCGCAAACGCGTGAATTAGTGCAACTCATTAATGAGTATAATTATACCTTCATTACGCACCAAAAGTTATTGGATTTGAATCCAAATCCGAGTGAATTATTTTTAATGTTATTCAAAAAATGGGAGACGGGTGCCATTCCTGTTTTGGAAACCATTATTAGTTTGTTACAGACTTTGAAAAATAATTTAAGCAACGATAATGAAGAGGAAAAGATAACAAAAGCATTTGTTTTTGCTATTTTCAAAGTGATTAATAAATTGATTACGTACTATTCAAAACACCAACATATTGATAAGATTGAAACGCTATACGCCATTTATAAACAAGTGATAGATGTTGCTGAGGTTTCGTTTGAAGGAGAACCTCTAAACGGCTTACAAATTATGGGGGTTTTAGAGAGTAGGGTTTTGGATTTTGATACGGTTATTGTCACGTCTATGAATGAAGGTAAATTTCCTGCGGGGAAATCGTCCAATTCCTTTATTCCGTATGATGTGAAACGGGAATTAGGTTTGCCAACATTCAAAGAAAAAGATGCTATTTATACCTATCATTTCTACCATTTGCTGCAACGAGCGACTAACATTTATTTGTTATACAATACTGAAAGTGAAGGCTTGGATGCTGGCGAAAGAAGTCGATTTATCACCCAGTTGGAGGTAGAAAGACAAGCCAATCATAATTTATCGCAAGAAATATACAATGCAGTTTTGCCTGAGACAGCATATCTGCCTATGGAAGTCCCAAAGTCAGAATCTGTGATGTTGCGATTAAAAGAAATTGCACAAGCGGGTTTTTCTCCTTCAGCATTGACGGGTTACATCAGGAATCCGATAGATTTTTATTTTCAAAAAATTCTTCGCATTCGAGAAGTGGAGGAAGTGGAAGAAAGTATTGCTTTGAATACCTTAGGAACTATTATTCACGAAACCTTAAAAACGCTTTATGAACCTTTCATTGGAAGGTTGATTTCTGAATTTGATATACAAAATTGTTTTAAGCAAGTTGATACCGAAGTATTGAAACAATTCAAATTGGTATATAAAGAAGGCGAAATTAAGAAAGGACGCAATTTGTTAGCTTTTGAAGTGGCAAAACGCAATGTGTCAAACTTCTTGAAAGTTGAGTTGGAAACCATTAAATCGGGTGACAAAATCCAAATTATTGCTTTGGAACAAACCTATGAACGACTGTTAGAACATCCTAAATTACCTTTTCCGGTTTTGATTAAAGGGAATGTAGACCGAATCGAAAATCGTAACGGAACCATCCGAATTATCGATTATAAAACAGGAAAAGTAGAAAAAGGAAGTGTTGCTTTGTCCAGTTGGGACGGCCTGACTGAGGAGATAAAAAACGATAAAATTATTCAGGTTTTAGCCTATGCTTTTATGTTTCAAAATGAAGTGAAAGGTTTGCCAATAGAAGCTGGAATTATATCGTTTAAAAACTTAAAAGCGGGTTTTCTGCCATTCAATTTTAAAACAGGAAAAGAAGCTACCTCCATCATCACCCATGAAATTCTAGACGATTATTTGGAACAAATTGTGTTGTTGCTCACCGAAATTTTAGAAGAAACGATTCCTTTTGTAGAGAAAATCAATTAG